TCCTTATTTCCCGCCAACGGCTCGAGCGCAGCACTTGGCACGGCCCTCCAGCCAGACGGAAAAATCCTAATCACAGGCGATATCAGCGAAGGAAAATTTTGCCTCGTCCGGCTAAACAGCGACGGTACTCCAGACCCTTCGTTTAATAACGGCAGCCCCATTACCGGCGAGTTTAAAACCGATTGTCCGGCGACTGCGTCGACCGTGCATGTGATGGATGATGGGCGAATAATTCTACTGGGCACCAGCAGTGATTCCACCGGCACCTATCCCGCTCTAGCCCGATACGACAAGCATGGCACTGCTGATATTTCATTCGGAAAGGAAGGCAAGACCGTTGTCGGCTTGCCGAAAGGTGGCACTAAACGTTAAGCGAAGTGGCCCGGCAAAAAGAATCTTGGTGAAGGTGTTTCCATCATCGGTAGCGGGTTCGTTGCAGGTCCCCACATATGGGTAACAAGTCAATACAGAACCGCCGATGGTGATTACGCGATCATCGCTCGCCTTAAAGAGCATGGTGATCTGGACGAAGAATTCGGTGGTCGCGGTTATATCAGAGTAAAGCTTAATGACTCGCCGACCTTCTTAAATGCACTGCAGATCACGGCATCAGGGGGCATTCTAGTGGCGGGTAGCCTTAGAGAAGCTAACCTGTTCCATGGTTTTTTTGCACGTTATGACGAAGCGGGCGCACTAGACACACAGTACGGAGAAAACGGTTTCGTTCTGGTAGAGAACGACATCGGTAGCTCGATCGAAGCATTAGCGATGCGATCGGTAGAATCCGAAACAGTCTTGGGGGTGGGTACCACTGCTGTGCCCAACAGGGGCCTGCTGATCGGTAAAAACATGGACGGCAGCGCTGACCTGGAGCTTGCTGGCGGCAACATCGTGATCAGCGATTTCACTGCCGAAGAAAATGCTTGGCTGCAAGCCGCGGTATCACCGGCTTCCGGAAGGATTGTAGCCGTGGGCTTCACAGAAGGTTTTGAAGAGGCAGATGTTCTGATTGCCAGATATTTACCGACCGGCTCACTGGATAACAGCTTTGGGGAAGGAGGCGGTTGGGTCCGCACCAAGATCGGCAAAAGCGTCGATATGGGGCAAGGATTATCTGTGCAGCCTGACGAAAAAATTATTGTTTGCGGCACGACGTTTACTAACGACTTAACTGAAGCATTTGTACTGCGTTACATAGGGTAAGGAAGTGATTTCATAGCTGGCTCGGTTCAGCAGCATGCCACCAAGCCCCGACTCGCAAGAGATCGGGGCTTGGTATTTTGAGTGGCGGGGTTTGACAGTCACCTGCAGCCAACTCGCTGGAGAGC
The DNA window shown above is from Pseudomonas sp. BSw22131 and carries:
- a CDS encoding NHL repeat-containing protein, with product MAGSLREANLFHGFFARYDEAGALDTQYGENGFVLVENDIGSSIEALAMRSVESETVLGVGTTAVPNRGLLIGKNMDGSADLELAGGNIVISDFTAEENAWLQAAVSPASGRIVAVGFTEGFEEADVLIARYLPTGSLDNSFGEGGGWVRTKIGKSVDMGQGLSVQPDEKIIVCGTTFTNDLTEAFVLRYIG